One genomic window of Glycine soja cultivar W05 chromosome 9, ASM419377v2, whole genome shotgun sequence includes the following:
- the LOC114368585 gene encoding probable transcriptional regulator SLK2, translated as MTPSRVAGGLTQSSSNSGIFYQGDGQSQNVVDSHLSSSFVNSSSTVPGAGRSNLGPVSGDINNAVLNTVANSAPSVGASSLVTDANSSLSGGPHLQRSTSVNTDSYLRLPASPMSFTSNNISISGSSVMDGSSVVQQSSHQDQNVQQLQQNKQQPQGASSATSLPASQTGPSTLQMGAQVPGSFIQDPNNMSHLSKKNRLDTKQEDMMQQQVIQQLLQRQDSMQFQGRNPQLQAFLQQQQQQQQRLRQQQMFQQMPQLHRAHLQQQQQQQQQQMQLRQQQQQQQQQVMQPSSAVKRPYESSVSGVCARRLMQYLYHQRQRPNDNSIAYWRKFVAEYYSLRAKKRWCLSLYSNVGHHALGVFPQASMDAWHCDICGSKSGRGFEATYEVLPRLNEIKFGSGVIDELLFLDMPREMRFASGAMMLEYGKAVQESVYEQLRVVREGQLRIIFTQDLKILSWEFCARRHEELLPRRLVAPQVNQLVQVAKKCQSTIAESGSDGASQQDIQTNSNMLLTAGGQLAKILEMQSLNELGFSKRYVRCLQISEVVNSMKDLIDICAEHKIGAIESLKNYPRLATASKHQMQKMQEMEQLGNVQCLPTDQNTLNKLMALNPGLNNHINNSHNMVNRGALSGSAQAALALNNYQNLLMRQNSTNSSPGSLQREGSSFNNSNQSPSSALQGASPALISGSMQNSSVSGFPSPHLPPQQQQHHLQQRSLSSNALLQQNHSHGSQGNQALQQQQMIHQLLQEMSNNNGGMQPLSLGGPNAKNAMGFGGHTPSLSGGSANVPGNNGPMSRINSFKTASNSDSSAVGGNNRFNQRTSEMPQHLQNVVQDIGNEFTDNPFLNSDLDDNMGFGWKA; from the exons ATGACACCATCACGAGTGGCAGGTGGATTAACCCAATCATCATCAAATTCTGGAATTTTCTATCAAGGAGACGGGCAGTCACAGAATGTAGTTGACTCTCACTTAAGCTCATCTTTTGTTAACTCGTCTAGTACGGTTCCAGGAGCTGGTCGTTCAAACCTCGGTCCGGTTTCTGGGGATATTAATAATGCAGTTTTGAACACTGTGGCAAACTCAGCACCAAGTGTTGGAGCCAGTTCTTTAGTCACGGATGCAAATTCTTCTCTCTCTGGTGGCCCCCATTTGCAGAGAAGTACCAGTGTTAACACAGACTCTTACTTACGATTACCTGCCTCACCTATGTCATTTACATCGAATAATATTAGTATTTCTGGCTCATCAGTGATGGATGGTTCATCTGTAGTACAGCAGAGCTCTCATCAAGATCAGAATGTTCAACAATTGCAGCAGAATAAGCAGCAGCCGCAGGGTGCTTCAAGTGCTACGTCTTTGCCTGCATCTCAAACCGGCCCTTCTACGCTCCAAATGGGTGCACAAGTCCCGGGATCTTTCATTCAAGATCCAAATAATATGTCTCACTTGTCGAAGAAAAATAGACTGGATACCAAACAGGAGGATATGATGCAACAACAGGTTATACAACAGCTTCTTCAGAGACAAGATTCCATGCAATTCCAGGGTCGTAATCCCCAGTTACAGGCTTTCcttcagcagcagcagcagcagcagcagagaCTGAGACAACAACAGATGTTTCAGCAAATGCCACAATTACACCGAGCGCACttgcagcagcaacaacaacaacaacaacaacaaatgcaATTGaggcagcagcagcaacaacaacaacaacaagtgaTGCAGCCCTCTTCTGCTGTCAAGCGGCCATATGAGAGTAGTGTTAGTGGGGTATGTGCCCGTCGATTGATGCAGTATCTCTATCATCAAAGGCAACGACCAAAT GATAATAGTATTGCCTATTGGAGAAAATTTGTGGCTGAATATTACTCTCTTCGTGCAAAGAAACGATGGTGCTTGTCATTATATAGTAATGTTGGGCATCATGCACTTGGTGTTTTTCCCCAAGCATCTATG GATGCATGGCACTGTGACATATGTGGTTCTAAATCTGGAAGGGGATTTG AGGCAACTTATGAAGTGTTACCTAGGCTTAATGAAATCAAATTTGGCAGTGGAGTAATTGATGAACTATTGTTTCTGGACATGCCACGTGAAATGAGATTCGCTTCTGGTGCAATGATGTTAGAATATGGAAAAGCAGTTCAAGAGAGTGTATATGAGCAGCTTCGTGTTGTTCGTGAAGGTCAACTTCGTATCATATTCACTCAAGACTTGAAG ATATTGTCTTGGGAGTTCTGTGCAAGGCGCCATGAAGAACTTCTTCCTCGAAGGTTGGTTGCACCACAG GTCAACCAGTTAGTTCAGGTAGCTAAAAAATGTCAAAGTACAATTGCTGAAAGTGGGTCTGATGGGGCTTCTCAACAAGACATTCAAACAAACAGCAACAT GTTGTTGACAGCTGGGGGTCAGCTTGCGAAGATTTTGGAGATGCAATCACTAAATGAGTTGGGCTTTTCTAAAAGATATGTGAGATGTTTGCAA ATTTCGGAAGTTGTCAATAGCATGAAAGACCTAATAGATATCTGTGCTGAGCACAAAATTGGGGCAATTG AGagcttaaaaaattatcctcGACTTGCGACAGCCTCAAAGCACCAGATGCAAAAGATGCAGGAAATGGAACAGCTAGGAAATGTTCAATGTCTGCCAACTGATCAAAACACACTCAATAAGCTAATGGCTCTGAATCCTGGATTGAACAACCATATAAACAACTCTCATAATATGGTAAATCGTGGTGCTTTGAGTGGGTCAGCCCAAGCAGCTTTAGCACTGAACAACTACCAAAATCTTCTCATGAGGCAAAATTCAACGAATTCTAGCCCTGGCTCACTTCAGCGTGAAGGGTCCTCTTTCAATAATTCAAACCAGAGTCCCTCTTCAGCTTTGCAAGGAGCTAGTCCTGCTTTAATTTCAGGCTCAATGCAGAATTCATCTGTTAGTGGTTTCCCAAGTCCCCATCTACCCCCACAGCAGCAGCAACACCACCTACAACAGCGCTCATTAAGTTCAAATGCTTTACTGCAACAAAATCATTCTCATGGTTCCCAAGGAAATCAAGCTCTACAGCAGCAGCAGATGATCCATCAACTGCTGCAGGAGATGTCAAATAACAATGGGGGAATGCAACCACTGTCTCTTGGTGGACCCAATGCAAAGAATGCAATGGGTTTTGGAGGCCATACTCCATCCTTAAGCGGAGGTTCTGCCAATGTTCCAGGAAACAATGGACCTATGTCAAGGATTAATAGCTTCAAAACAGCTTCAAATAGTGATTCTTCTGCAGTTGGTGGCAACAACCGATTCAATCAGAGAACATCTGAGATGCCACAACATTTGCAAAATGTGGTTCAGGATATTGGCAATGAATTCACGGATAATCCCTTCTTAAACAGTGATCTTGATGATAACATGGGTTTTGGCTGGAAGGCATGA